From a region of the Drosophila virilis strain 15010-1051.87 chromosome 3, Dvir_AGI_RSII-ME, whole genome shotgun sequence genome:
- the LOC6622517 gene encoding phosducin-like protein, whose protein sequence is MATLEDKLLGEKLEYYCSSSEGEDNGDDGDDEQGARGSGRAAAAGSGLTINTDPNAVPPGGFRQQGSTNTGPKGVVQDWQRFKQLEAERREETERQRLALAKKLSMTTATAAEDEERKRQEELDAEFAELMSEDFLQQYQKQRMAEMLRQTGHHQQFGKVLQLATHEEFLSCVEQENKHTTIIIHIYERTQSACSTLNNCLDTLASEYPSIKFAKICSSVAGMSRDFRTKGLPALLVYKAQALIGNFVRLTDDLSDDFFASDVESFLIEHGIIVDKALYN, encoded by the coding sequence ATGGCCACATTAGAGGATAAATTACTGGGTGAAAAACTAGAGTAttactgcagcagcagcgagggCGAGGATAATGGAGACGATGGCGATGACGAGCAAGGTGCTCGTGGCTCTGGCAGAGCAGCTGCGGCTGGCTCCGGACTGACAATCAACACCGATCCTAATGCAGTGCCCCCGGGTGGTTTCCGACAGCAAGGCTCAACCAATACAGGACCTAAGGGCGTTGTGCAGGACTGGCAGCGTTTCAAACAACTCGAAGCAGAGCGGCGCGAAGAAACGGAACGCCAACGCTTGGCGCTGGCCAAAAAGCTTAGCATGACGACTGCAACAGCCGCCGAGGATGAGGAGCGCAAACGGCAAGAGGAACTGGATGCTGAGTTTGCGGAATTGATGAGCGAGGATTTTCTGCAGCAATATCAAAAACAGCGTATGGCCGAAATGCTGCGTCAAACTGGGCATCATCAGCAATTCGGCAAGGTGCTACAGCTGGCCACGCACGAGGAGTTTCTGTCTTGCGTGGAACAGGAAAACAAGCACACAACCATCATTATACACATTTATGAGCGCACCCAATCTGCCTGCAGCACGCTCAACAACTGCCTGGACACGCTGGCCAGCGAGTATCCGTCCATTAAGTTTGCCAAGATCTGCAGCTCCGTGGCGGGCATGAGCCGGGACTTTCGCACCAAAGGATTGCCCGCCCTATTGGTATACAAGGCGCAGGCGCTAATTGGCAATTTTGTGCGTTTAACTGACGATTTGAGCGACGACTTCTTCGCCTCCGATGTGGAAAGCTTTCTCATCGAACACGGCATTATAGTAGATAAAGCCTTGTACAACTAA